The Saprospiraceae bacterium genome includes the window TCCTGGCCCTGGATGTCAAATTGGAAGAGGTCATCATCTCAGATTTAAAGACAGGGGTATTTTACGCCAAACTTGTTTGTGCCAAAAAGGATGGTACACGACTGGAGATTGATTCCAGAACCTCAGATGCCATAGCCCTTGCGGTTCGGTTTGCATGTCCTATTTTTGCCTATGATTTTATTCTGGAAGAGGCAGGCATTTCCCTGGAAGAGGAAGGAAGAGAAAGAACGACTGAAAAAACGGGGCAATTCCCTACCCAATGGGATGCCTTTTCGCTGGAAAAACTAAACGAAATTTTGCAGGAGGCTTTGGAGAAAGAAGATTATGAGAAAGCTGCTCAAATTCGAGATGAAATAGAAAAAAGAAAAGAATCCTAATATTCCTAGCTATGTTTAAACCAGAAACCTACTTTCAGCGTAGACAGCGATTGATGACGGAAATGGATAAGGGACTTATCCTCCTACTGGGAAATGAAGAAAGCCCTAAGAACTATTTCGATAACACTTATCGCTTTCGACAGGACAGCAATTTTCTTTATTTTATGGGACTGGACCAGCCCCATTTAGCTGCCATCCTGGATATTGATAGCCAAACGACTACCCTATATGGCGATGATCCCGATATCATCCATGTGATTTGGATGGGAGACATGCCTAGCGTGGCAGCATTGGCCGAACGCGTCAAGGTACCCCATACCGCACCATATGAACGATTAGCCTCCGATTTGAAAGCAGCTCAAGAAGCTGGCCGGCCGATTCATTTTTTGCCTCCTTATCGGGGTGATAATAAAATAAAACTGCATCATTGGTTGAATATGCCAATCCATACACTGGCGCAAAAGGCTTCCATTCCTTTGATTAAGGCGGTGGTGGCACAGGCCTCCATCAAGTCTCCCGAAGAAATTATGGAAATCGCCAAAGCGGTTAATGTTTCGGGCGCCATGCACGTGGCTGCAATGAAAGCCGCCAAAGCAGGCATGAGGGAAGCTGAATTGGCAGGGATGATAGAAGGAATAGCGGTTGCTCATGGAGGGGATTTGTCCTACCCTGTGATTTTGTCGGTCAATGGCCAGATTTTGCATAATCACTATCATGGAAACATCCTTCAAGAAGGCCAAATGGTGTTGGTAGATAGTGGTGCAGAGACCGCCACCCATTATGCAGGCGATATCACCCGCACTTTCCCCGTTTCCGCTACGTTTACCCAAAAACAAAAGGATATTTATGAGATTGTCCTAAAAGCCGAAGTGGATTGCATTGCAAATGCCAAAGCAGGGACCCGATTCTTGGATGTACATCTCCAGGCCGCCAGGATCATCACAGAAGGATTGCAGGCACTCGGATTGATGAAGGGAGATCCTGCCGAAGCGGTCGCGCAAGGGGCACACGCCCTGTTTTTTCCGCATGGCTTAGGGCATATGCTGGGCTTGGATGTCCACGACATGGAAGACCTTGGAGAACAGTATGTAGGTTACACTGACGAATTGAAAAGAAGCGAGCAATTTGGCCTTCGGTATTTGCGTCTAGCACGGGCCCTGGAGCCAGGTTTTGTACTCACCGTCGAACCGGGAATTTATTTTATTCCCCAATTGATTGAGCTATGGAAAAAGGAAAAGAAATTTATGGATTTTATCCAATATGATAAATTGGAATCCTATTTGGACTTTGGTGGCATTAGAATTGAGGATAATGTCCTGGTTACCGCCGAAGGGCCAGTTGTACTGGGCAATCCTATTCCTAAGACAATAGCAGAGGTAGAGGCCTTGCGATCATAAAGGCTAGCAAAACGTGAATTTTTTAAATGCCACATTAAAGGGATTTCATAAACCATTTTCTAAGCAAGAGCTGGTAGTTAATGATTTGTGAAATCGTCAAAAATCGGTTGTCTGTCCAGCCACTTAAATATGATCCGTTTCAGCGAATGATCTCCACAGGTCCAACTCGCCGTCTCCAAATGCGTAATTTGGGGTAGCAAATGAAAGGAAATGCCTTCCTCTTGCACCTTTTCTAATGCAGCAATGAATTCGACTGCGCTGGCATAGGGAACCAAGCCGTCTTGTTGCCCCTGGATGCATAATACAGGCCGCTGTTGTTTGGCCGTCAAATAGGTAGGGATGGAGGCTTGTGAGAACTGTTCGCTGTTGAATGGACCTGCGAAAGCGGTGACCAATGGATTATTAGGCATCTGGTGTAAATCCAGTGGCGCGCCGAGCAGCAAAAGGGCTTTTATCCGGTTTACCCCAAAGCCCGCTTTTTCTAAGGGGGCAAGGTCATAAAAAAGGTGCGCCGCCAAATTTCCCCCACTGGACATTCCCCCCAGTAAGTAAGCAGGCTGATGCGGCTGAAATTGTTGATCTATATTCACCATCAAAGTGGTCAAGTCATCTCTGATGTCGGGATAGGCAAAACGCGGCGTTCTCCGGCAAGAGGGCAGGACCACGGTATAACCGTGGGAAACAAACACCGAGGCTACCAGGCTGAACATTTCAGGGCGGCCAAATCGCCAGGCTCCTCCGTGGAAATAGACCAACACCTTGTCTATCCTCTCCGGCGACCCAATACCCCGATACATCAAATAGTATTGCCTTGGGTGAGGACCATAGGCTATCCGTTCCATCTGCATGACTTGCTTGGGACTGATGGTCACCCGCCACCAATAGACAGGCAAATGAAGTAACTCGTGCAGGCTAGTACCCTTCGGAATTAAAAAAAGCGCCATTATCACAGCACCGATTAAGCCAATCCATAAAAACATTGTATATTCAAATTGCATTTATTCCTCCAAAGCAATAAAAAAAATCCTAAAGAAGCTATCTTCTATGTTAAAAATACTTTTTCCCTTTATGGGTTGTCTTTTATTTGTTTTAAATGCCTATGCCACTCCTCTTGACAACAACAAAAAATTAGCGGAAGCCGACTCCTTGGCAAAGGCTGAAAATTATGCGGAAGCCTTGACTATCTATAGGGAATTGACCGAAACTTTTCAGGAAAAAAAAGCGTGGGATAAACTAGCCCATATCTACCTCTGGATAGGAGAGTGTTTGTATTATCCAGCAGCCTATGAGGAGGGTTTGGCCGCCAGCCTTCAAAGCGAGGCGATTGTCAAGGAATATTTATCGGCTGATGGTTTTGCCGAGTATGGAATGCTGCTGCAAAACCTTGGTGTTTTTTATGCCAGTATCGGCAATTTTGATAAGCAAATGGATTATTACCAGGCCCTTTTTCGGTTTAGTTTGAACGCAAATGGCCGTAGATCAAAAGAAGGAGCTGATGCATTTTACAACCTGGGAATGGCCTACTTGCGGCGAAACCAGTGGGGGAAAACCCAAGCATACCTTGACACTTCCCTACAGCTCGCCACGGAGCTAGGGTATACCAACGGTATCAGTGATGCGCTTAATATCTTGGCGACTTGTTATGCCAATAATGGTGATTATGCAAAGGCCATTGACTTTCAGCGCAGAGCCTTGAAGTTGGATGATGGGACGGAAAATAGAAGTGTGAAATTGAATAATCTGGCAGAGTATATGCTCAATCTTGGGCAATACCAGGAAGCCTTGCTGTATTTTGAACAATCCATTGCACTGGATAGCCAAAATTGGGCACCTAAACTAAATTTGATTCGCCTATACAATGAAATGGAGCGTTATGAAAAGGTAGAACAATTAACAGATCAGTTTATTGCGCAACTTGAAAACCGCAACTTGACAGCCTATTACCTCAAGCACCTCTACAATTACAAAGCATCTATTTTTATTACAAGGGAGGATTGGCAAATGGCCGTTTTATATAGCCGCAAAGCACTGGCGATCGTTTATGATGACCCTGTAAAAGATGCCAGTGTATTATTACTTTTAGCAAAAGCGCTCACTGGAGCTGGAAACCTGGAAGACGCATTGCAAAGTATTCAGGATGCCTTTGCAAAACTTTTTCCTGAGGCACCGCTTGCCAGTTCCATGTCTAATCCTCCCGTTACCAGTTTATTGAAGGCAGAAATCGCCTTGGAATTATTGGCAATGAAAGGGCAAATTTTGCAAAAAATGCTTTATCATAAGCAGGATGCTAGCTTGCTGGAGGCAACGATTGCCCTTTATCAAACAGCAGAGGAGCTGATTGCACAAAACAGACAGCGCTATTTAATTGCCGCTTCCAAGTCGGCTTTGGCACAGTCGGGGATCAGCTTATACCAGGATGCAGTAGAGATGCTTTATGAGCAATACCAACGTAGTAACAATCCAGACTTGGTTGAATTGGCCTTTACTTATAGTGAGAAAAGTCGATCCCTGTCTGTGGCAGAGCGATTAAATGATATCCAGGCCAAAGTATTTACCAGACTCCCCCAAAAATGGATAGATCAAGAAAATCAATTGCTAGGAGACATCGCTTTTTATAGTAATAAAATTGCGACAGAAGGAGAATGGGTAGCAGCAAATGTTTTAAATAATTGGGAAGAAGCCTTATTCGATAAAAGAGTGCAACAAAGCCTGTTTTTGGAAAAACTCAGTGCGGAATATCCTCAATATTTTGATTTAAAATACCAATCCTTTTCATTGCATTCCGCTCAAATCCGAAGGGACGTATTAGGCGAAGAGGAAGTTTTATTGGAATACTTTGCAGGAAAAACCAAT containing:
- a CDS encoding DUF151 domain-containing protein, which codes for MRKIEMSIAALATNESQSNNFVVILKEEGGNRRLPVVIGGFEAQAIAIVIENIKPNRPLTHDLFRNVLLALDVKLEEVIISDLKTGVFYAKLVCAKKDGTRLEIDSRTSDAIALAVRFACPIFAYDFILEEAGISLEEEGRERTTEKTGQFPTQWDAFSLEKLNEILQEALEKEDYEKAAQIRDEIEKRKES
- a CDS encoding aminopeptidase P family protein, which codes for MFKPETYFQRRQRLMTEMDKGLILLLGNEESPKNYFDNTYRFRQDSNFLYFMGLDQPHLAAILDIDSQTTTLYGDDPDIIHVIWMGDMPSVAALAERVKVPHTAPYERLASDLKAAQEAGRPIHFLPPYRGDNKIKLHHWLNMPIHTLAQKASIPLIKAVVAQASIKSPEEIMEIAKAVNVSGAMHVAAMKAAKAGMREAELAGMIEGIAVAHGGDLSYPVILSVNGQILHNHYHGNILQEGQMVLVDSGAETATHYAGDITRTFPVSATFTQKQKDIYEIVLKAEVDCIANAKAGTRFLDVHLQAARIITEGLQALGLMKGDPAEAVAQGAHALFFPHGLGHMLGLDVHDMEDLGEQYVGYTDELKRSEQFGLRYLRLARALEPGFVLTVEPGIYFIPQLIELWKKEKKFMDFIQYDKLESYLDFGGIRIEDNVLVTAEGPVVLGNPIPKTIAEVEALRS
- a CDS encoding alpha/beta hydrolase, with translation MFLWIGLIGAVIMALFLIPKGTSLHELLHLPVYWWRVTISPKQVMQMERIAYGPHPRQYYLMYRGIGSPERIDKVLVYFHGGAWRFGRPEMFSLVASVFVSHGYTVVLPSCRRTPRFAYPDIRDDLTTLMVNIDQQFQPHQPAYLLGGMSSGGNLAAHLFYDLAPLEKAGFGVNRIKALLLLGAPLDLHQMPNNPLVTAFAGPFNSEQFSQASIPTYLTAKQQRPVLCIQGQQDGLVPYASAVEFIAALEKVQEEGISFHLLPQITHLETASWTCGDHSLKRIIFKWLDRQPIFDDFTNH
- a CDS encoding CHAT domain-containing protein; this encodes MLKILFPFMGCLLFVLNAYATPLDNNKKLAEADSLAKAENYAEALTIYRELTETFQEKKAWDKLAHIYLWIGECLYYPAAYEEGLAASLQSEAIVKEYLSADGFAEYGMLLQNLGVFYASIGNFDKQMDYYQALFRFSLNANGRRSKEGADAFYNLGMAYLRRNQWGKTQAYLDTSLQLATELGYTNGISDALNILATCYANNGDYAKAIDFQRRALKLDDGTENRSVKLNNLAEYMLNLGQYQEALLYFEQSIALDSQNWAPKLNLIRLYNEMERYEKVEQLTDQFIAQLENRNLTAYYLKHLYNYKASIFITREDWQMAVLYSRKALAIVYDDPVKDASVLLLLAKALTGAGNLEDALQSIQDAFAKLFPEAPLASSMSNPPVTSLLKAEIALELLAMKGQILQKMLYHKQDASLLEATIALYQTAEELIAQNRQRYLIAASKSALAQSGISLYQDAVEMLYEQYQRSNNPDLVELAFTYSEKSRSLSVAERLNDIQAKVFTRLPQKWIDQENQLLGDIAFYSNKIATEGEWVAANVLNNWEEALFDKRVQQSLFLEKLSAEYPQYFDLKYQSFSLHSAQIRRDVLGEEEVLLEYFAGKTNLFLFWISPTASGMIKLDKMAAIDDKCRQFRAALLQQSSAFSGLAYQLYQSLLWPIRDSIENKSLVIIPDGVLGYVPFETLLSQESGTDLDWRAAPLVLFQHKIRYFFSAQVALLAQKITRRQAKNNILGISPGFTNPLPFAAPTVNGNKAIVEVFPPLNGALAELGALKEKFQGQFLFGKQATKQAFLAEAANYKVLHIATHTLVDDMHPNASGFVFSSPDDDSLYSFLFAYELFNQALLAELVTLSACNTGFGQIQKGEGIASLGRAFAFAGCSNLVVTLWQIKDQTTPVIINQFYENLSKGMGKDLALYAAKVHFLETYNPLFLHPYYWGGMIYVGDRASLSLQTKKAFSAMYWWPAIVLVLSFFGVLFWRRKNL